A section of the Oryza sativa Japonica Group chromosome 1, ASM3414082v1 genome encodes:
- the LOC4325404 gene encoding protein LATERAL ROOT PRIMORDIUM 1, which translates to MADVGMVVVTPAASFHHTHHHHHHHEAAAAAAAAAAAAADPIFPLLSAGPCVLDPDKSAASGSAIQFWQPPPQLPSSAAGGNPNPSSSAFPYLKKPLPMLDTGGGSSGSGGAATCQDCGNQAKKDCGHQRCRTCCKSRGFDCSTHVKSTWVPAARRRERQQLTGSASSSPATASAAAASKKPRLLTSQTTTSHTSTSNATTPRSFDTTSSHQDASFRESLPRQVRAPAVFRCVRVTSIDDGEDEYAYQATVTINGHVFKGFLYDQGVDDGRGLAATSNDDSTAGGVPNISELHLGGASISGNAMREGGSSMVHSDLYGGGGGSGGGPHILGGSSYGNTMN; encoded by the exons ATGGCCGACGTCGGGATGGTCGTCGTCacccccgccgcctccttccaccacacacatcaccaccaccaccaccacgaggccgccgccgctgccgccgccgcggcggcggcggccgccgatcCTATCTTCCCGCTGCTCTCCGCCGGCCCCTGCGTGCTTGATCCGGATAAGTCGGCGGCGTCGGGCAGCGCGATCCAATtttggcagccgccgccgcagctgccgtcatcggcggcgggtggtaaccctaaccctagctccAGCGCCTTCCCCTACCTCAAGAAGCCCCTCCCGATGCTCGACACCGGCGGCGGATcgtccggctccggcggcgcggcgacgtgcCAGGACTGCGGCAACCAAGCGAAGAAGGACTGCGGCCACCAGCGCTGCCGCACGTGCTGCAAGAGCCGCGGCTTCGATTGCTCCACCCACGTCAAGAGCACCTGGgtgcccgccgctcgccgccgcgagcGCCAGCAGCTCACCGGCTCCGCCTCGTCTTCCCCGgcaaccgcctccgccgcggccgcctccaAGAAGCCCCGCCTTCTCACCTCCCAAACCACGACGTCGCACACCTCCACCTCCAACGCCACCACGCCCCGCAGCTTCGACACCACCTCCAGCCATCAAG ACGCGTCGTTTAGGGAGAGCTTGCCAAGGCAGGTGCGCGCGCCGGCGGTGTTCAGGTGCGTGCGCGTGACGTccatcgacgacggcgaggacgagtACGCGTACCAGGCGACGGTGACCATCAACGGGCACGTGTTCAAGGGGTTCCTGTACGACCAGGGAGTCGACGACGgccgcggcctcgccgccaCGAGCAATGACGactcgacggccggcggcgtgccCAACATCTCCGAGCTCCACCTCGGCGGGGCCTCCATTTCCGGCAATGCCATGAGAGAAGGCGGCTCCTCCATGGTGCACTCGGACttgtacggcggcggcggcggcagcggcggaggcccGCACATTCTCGGCGGATCGAGCTATGGTAACACCATGAACTGA
- the LOC4325406 gene encoding aspartyl protease AED3: protein MSLLALPLLAFLSIFLTPTTAVSSSTLQLARSHSVTPNAGAPLSAWAASVAAQSAADTARIVSMLTSGAGPLTTRAKPKPKNRANPPVPIAPGRQILSIPNYIARAGLGTPAQTLLVAIDPSNDAAWVPCSACAGCAASSPSFSPTQSSTYRTVPCGSPQCAQVPSPSCPAGVGSSCGFNLTYAASTFQAVLGQDSLALENNVVVSYTFGCLRVVSGNSVPPQGLIGFGRGPLSFLSQTKDTYGSVFSYCLPNYRSSNFSGTLKLGPIGQPKRIKTTPLLYNPHRPSLYYVNMIGIRVGSKVVQVPQSALAFNPVTGSGTIIDAGTMFTRLAAPVYAAVRDAFRGRVRTPVAPPLGGFDTCYNVTVSVPTVTFMFAGAVAVTLPEENVMIHSSSGGVACLAMAAGPSDGVNAALNVLASMQQQNQRVLFDVANGRVGFSRELCTA from the coding sequence ATGTCACTCCTTGCATTACCACTCCTAGCCTTCTTGTCCATATTCTTGACTCCTACAACGGCAGTGAGCAGCTCAACGCTGCAGCTGGCACGTTCTCACTCGGTGACGCCCAATGCCGGGGCGCCGCTCAGCGCGTGGGCCGCGTCCGTAGCCgcccagtcggcggcggacacggcgcGCATCGTCAGCATGCTCACGTCGGGGGCGGGGCCTCTGACGACCAGAGCCAAGCCCAAACCCAAGAACAGGGCAAACCCACCCGTGCCGATCGCGCCGGGGCGTCAGATCCTCAGCATCCCGAACTACATCGCCCGCGCGGGCCTCGGCACGCCGGCGCAGACGCTCCTCGTGGCCATCGACCCCAGCAACGACGCGGCGTGGGTGCCATGCAGCGCCTGCGCCGgctgcgccgcctcgtcgccgtcctTCTCCCCGACGCAGTCGTCCACGTACCGCACCGTGCCCTGCGGCTCGCCGCAGTGCGCGCAGGTGCCCAGCCCGTCCTGCCCCGCGGGCGTCGGCTCCTCCTGCGGGTTCAACCTCACCTACGCGGCGTCCACGTTCCAGGCCGTGCTCGGGCAGGACTCGCTGGCCCTCGAGAACAACGTCGTCGTGTCGTACACCTTCGGGTGCCTCCGTGTCGTCAGCGGCAACTCCGTGCCGCCGCAGGGGCTCATCggcttcggccgcgggccgctCTCCTTCTTGTCGCAGACCAAGGACACGTACGGCTCCGTGTTCTCCTACTGCCTCCCGAACTACAGGTCGTCTAACTTCTCCGGCACACTAAAGCTCGGCCCCATCGGGCAACCCAAGAGGATCAAGACGACGCCGTTGCTCTACAACCCTCATCGCCCTTCACTCTACTACGTCAACATGATCGGGATCCGCGTCGGCAGCAAGGTCGTGCAAGTCCCGCAATCCGCGCTCGCGTTCAACCCGGTCACGGGCAGCGGCACCATCATCGACGCCGGGACAATGTTCACGCGGCTTGCCGCCCCGGTGTACGCCGCCGTGCGCGACGCGTTCCGGGGCAGGGTGCGCacgccggtggcgccgccgctgggCGGGTTCGACACGTGCTACAACGTGACCGTCTCGGTGCCTACCGTCACGTTCATGTTCGCCGGGGCGGTCGCCGTGACGCTGCCGGAGGAGAACGTGATGATCCACAGCTCGTCGGGCGGCGTCGCGTGCCTGGCGATGGCCGCGGGGCCCTCGGACGGCGTGAACGCGGCGCTCAATGTGCTGGCCAGCATGCAGCAGCAGAACCAACGCGTGCTGTTCGACGTCGCCAACGGCCGCGTCGGCTTCTCCCGTGAGCTTTGCACGGCCTGA